Part of the Triticum urartu cultivar G1812 chromosome 2, Tu2.1, whole genome shotgun sequence genome, tTCAAATTCCGAGTTCGTGTGACGAAATGGTGGCCGTTTGACCAGAGGAGTCCACACTAGAAGACGGCCTTTTGAACGACCGCGAGCGATCGTTTGACACGCAAACAACTCTGAAAGTTGCCCTTCCAGACGGGATTCTTCACCGATTCGGTCTCCGTTCAATCCCATAGGATCCTTGGTTCGTAAAGAAGAGATTGGAAGGGGATTTGGCTCATTGTGAGCCTTTAGATGAAGCCCATCAAGAGAGGGGGCTAGGGAGGCTCTCTATATATGTCATCTACAACCCTAGCCGCCGAACGGAGACCACGCCATTCATCTTCCACACCACATATCATCTCCAACACATCCAAGTTCATCCCCATTGCTTCTCCATCACCACCATAGAGGAAGTGACAAAAtcaagaggaagaggaggagtcTCCACCAcgcgccgtcgtcatcatcatcaccatcatcacctcCTCCCTTCACCCGCTCTATGCCGGCTTGTAACTTGACCCTATTCTTTATGTTTGAGTAGATGCATTTGTTCTCAAGGATACAGATGACTCTTTTATGATTAGTATTATGATTAGTATTATTTCCCAAGCGATCCAATATGTTCGTGTTCATGTTCAAGTTAGTATTCTCGCGAGTGTTGAGAGGAGGCCTCGCTCACACTTTTGCCATGATTGGCCGTGGAGGAACTATTGTCGCTGCATAGGGTAGGATGTTGAGGAAATTTGAGGTGACAGTAAAACCCCAATACCTAGTCTTTGCAAAGTTGATAGGGGAGTTCAGGTAAAACCATATCTGGCCGCGTCCACGGTGTGACCCTTAATTATCATGTGATTGTAACCCTATGAGGAGACCATGATGGTGGCGTGCGTGGGCCATGGGTTTAAGAGTCTGACGTGTCTCATGTCCAAACTCCCATAAAGCCCCCACGTTTGGTTCCTGTTTGCCGGAAAAAATGATCTGGACTGCTCCATGGACAGATGAGTTCGACGTTGGATGGCTTCCAAGGTCTGGACGGCATGGTCCGAACGTATGCAGGCGCTTTAAAAGTCGGTGTTGGTAATACCCTTATACCAGTCAAaactaagagcatctacagccggactAGGAAAATCTGGGCCCTACAACGCCCGCGGATGCGCCCGGGTGCATCCCCAGACGGTGACCGGACAGTCCTAAAATTTGCTCATCTGCATCTGGATACCTTATACTAGAAATCTTAAATCCACACAAAAGCATGCAAAGGATAAAATCCACGTACTATGTAGATCAACTACCCTAGTCCTTGTCGGAGATGTCCACTATCTCCATGCCCGACTCTGGGTACATGGGCGACAGTCGTGGATCCGGCTCCTCCGCATCAGCCTCTGCATCCATCTCGGCTTCGACCTCGTCGAAGAGCGCGTCGGTCGTCGCCCGTTCCTACCGGATGAACTGTCGGTTGGCCTCCACACAGGCTCATCTTAGATGGACTCCAGGATGGCCTGCTGCTCCGCCGTCTCGGCCGCTTGGGCGACGGTGAAGTCCGCCTCCACGTCCTCTATGTTGAAGCCCGGAGCCGACGCCAGCTCCTACTCCGGCtactcctcctcgtcctcctccggATCCGCCACCTCCATTGGAGCCGGCTGCTgctcctctccttcctcctccgccgccttCTCATCCTCCTTCTCCGGCTCCAGCAAGTCCAGAGACAGCCCGACAGCGACGCCGGCAGCGTGCGCGGCATGCCTCGCTTGGATCTCCTGCTCAATCTGGTACCGGCGCTCCGGCGTGAGCATAGTGTGCGTGGTTATGTTCTGCTGGACCATAGCGAAACTGGAGAGCGTGGGAAGAGCGGCGGAGCGGGAGAGATGGGGTGGATGGGCTCGGGCTGGCGGCGCGGAGAGGAGGGAAGGTGGATGGGCTAGGGTTGGGGGACACCGACCGGATTAAATAGCCGGATTTGGCCTCGGGCAGCAAGCCGGAGCGGCGCCACGCGGCATTCACACCCCCCACATGAGAAGATGTCCGTCAGATCTCTGGTTTTTTGGTCCATTCCGTGTGGGACCCCATCATCAGTCCGACGTGATGGACGCGTCAGGACGTGCCCAATGCCCCATATTCGCATCATATTTGGGTTGGATATACGGGTCAGCCTGACTTGAGGCGTCTGTCTAAATCGAATTTTTATGATCGGTCAGTGATCGGGCCGTCCGGCCCACGGTTTGAGGCCCGGCTGTAGATGCTTAAAAGGCAGGTGTCGGCCTTGCACGGTGGAATTTCCACGTGCGCGCGTACAACGCAGCACCACTTTATTCGATACCAGTATACTTTGAGGGTGGACAACACAAGGGGACAAAACAGCGGGTCTCCTTCTCCGCGTTGATTCTTGAATCACGGAACGGAAGGAAGGAGCCGAGCCGATCCCCCCCTCCATCTCGGGTCACAGCAACTTCCCTTCCCCTCCTGCGTCCCAGCTATTGCACTTTTTTGGGAAAGAACCCTTGGTGCTGTCCTACCTCCCCATCCAAGTCCAAGCAGAAGCAGCATCAGCGCCTTCACCCACTTGCCTGCCTACTGTTTCAGTTCTTGTTTGTTTGGAGTCGGGGCTTCCATTTCGTGGAGTTCTCGTCCAACCCCCTCCTTCCATGAGAGCTTCGAGGCGGCCGGATCTCCGCAAGTGACCATGAGCCAGAGTGAGTGGAGCTCTCTCATCGTTTGTTCCTTTGATTCTTTGGTAGGGCTTGTGAGTTGACCTGGGCGGGACTCGACTTCTTGTCTTGGACCCGGGAGTCGAGTGCTTGTTAAGGTTGATGCAGTAGCAAGGGGACGTTCTTGTTCTTGTGTAGGGCACTTAACGCTAGATTGTGTATTTCACCTTGGAATTGCTCTTTCTTGGGCCCTTCTAATATTGTTGCGGCGATATCAAATTTGGTCTGCAGCCGATCCTTTTCAGTAGCCGGGGCCATTTTTTATTTTGTACTCTATTTTTTAATTCTTATTACAAGGTCAATGGTCGTAACTGCTACAGTGCTGTTTAATCAAACAAGAGTTCAACTGTTGCTCAAGATGGTTTAATCAGCTTGTTTTCCATGACCTAGGGTTCCAAGTCTTAAATATTTTCGTTTTAATTCGATCAGAACTATTATTTTCATTAAGATTTGTTGGGTGGCACTAGGCTTGTCTTAGGATTTCAAGTAATCCTGGTCTTCACCATACTGTTGTGCTTGTGCAAACATTGGATCATGTTTGACTTCACAGCTTTATGTAGCATCATTGTTTCGAGGAGAGAATGATTGATTGCTTCAACTCATGCATAACTAAATGTTACCTTCATTTTGGGCCTGGTACAAAACCGACTACTACTTTGTCTTATCTTCCAGTTCTTCCTCTCGTAGGTTTCGACATCAACGTGCTTCTCAGAGAAGCAAAGAGCAGGTGGTTAAAGCCTTCTGAAGTCTACTATATCTTGTTGAATCATGAGCAGCTCCAGATCACCCACGAGCCACCGAATAAGCCACCCAGTAAGCACATCTCCTTAATTTTGAGAAATTTGCTTTTACTTCTATTTTACAATAACAGCGTCATTTGTTCTCTAGGTGGTGCACTATTCCTTTACAATCGCCGTGTGAATCGGTTTTTCCGCAAAGATGGTTATGCATGGCGAAGGAAGAAAGACGGAAGAACTGTCGGGGAGGCTCACGAGCGATTGAAGGTTTGCTTCAGAAAGCTCAGTATAGTGTCATAGTATTCCAGTTATTTGTCTTGTCAACACTCTTGCCAACAAGAGAGGTTGCCGTCTGTCAGGACTTGTCGGGTCAGTAGGTGTGCAAGTTCCTTCTAATAATGCATCATCCTTCCAAGTAGCAACACAATTGTACAGTCTGTGTGATGTTGTGTGGAAAATCAAATATCACAAATTAATCAGATCATTCACATCCATTTAGTTGAATTGCGTTGAACATTTGTACTTATTCATTTATAGTTCTTAAATGGATATCTTTGCCCAGTTTGCTTTACCATATAGTTTTTACTGCTCTGTCAAGCAATACATCGGAATTGGGACAAGGCAACAAGAAAGAACTATGTCATTTTGTAGTCATTCTTTTACTTGATTTTTTTTGCAACCATTCTTTTACCTGAatattgtatagctgaaatatCTTTATTTGGTGTTCTCTGCAGATAAATTACTTATGGTTTGGAATTTGAATATCTAATTCTAGAGATAACTTTAATTTATGAGAGACAATGCAAGTGACACGAGTCTTACATCTACTGTTCTTGCAAACAGTGTATTGAGCTTGTTCCTTTTTTTAGCAATACATGTGTCTATATATGTTGTGATATCTTAGCAATCACAGCAATGCTAATACACATGCCTAGAAATGAGAAGATGTTGTATGGTTAGCCTGATCATTTTGTATTGTAATGGATTTTAACGAAAAGTTTATAAGTAGAACTTCAGAATTAGTTGTTAATCAACACACTTAGCACTTAATCTTATATATGAAATTTTCATATCAATACAGGTTGGAAATATCGATGCTCTGAGTTGCTACTATGCTCATGGAGAGCAAAATCCATATTTTCAGAGACGATGTTTCTGGATGCTGGAACCGTAAGATCAGCTTCGCCATTAAGCTATCTCAGTATCTTAAGACTTCTTTGAGATTGTGAACTATGCCATTTATAATTTTATGTTACCGTTAGGTTGCAATTGTGCTAAGATGCCTCAGTGCTACTCGCTCCgctcacaaatataagatgttttggatatttcaatatggactacatacggactGAAATGAGTGAAGAAACACATTAAAATAGTGAATGTCTTATAATAGTGAACGGAGGAAGTACTTGCTATTCATTTGCTATCTAGGAAACATTGCAAACATTTTTCTATGCAAAGAAGAGCGATTGGTACTATTTATTATAATACATATTCTCCTTTTCTGCAGTGCATACGACCACATTGTGCTGGTACAATATAGAGAAGTAGCCGAGGTATGTGAGTATTATCTTTGGGAGCAAGTATAGATTGTCATGGTATCCTTTCCTGTGAATTTTTTTGCTGGTATTATCTGGTCAAATCATCTGTGTGGGAAGTGGGAAATAAATAGTGAGAGAACTTGACTGAGTGAGCTAATAAAAGTGGAAACTTACAGTTATGGTTGTACACATATAATATAAGTGATAACTGCTGCCATGCGCCTTAAATATTTTCATAATGGATTAGATAAGGTCGTTGCACTATTCCAGAGAAATTTCTTACGACCATTTGCGTAATTGGGTCTTTTAATAGGATTCTTACGACATTTCCAATCTACACAGTTATAATCTGTTCCCACCAAATAACTGAAGTGGATGTTTTTTCTTTGTAACTAATCCACACCGTTATAATCTGGTTTCACAAAATAGTGGTGCAGGTCTTCTCTTAAACTAATCTACAACGTCCAAATGTGACCCTAGCAAAAATAAGCAGTGATCTTTTCTCTTTATCTCAATTGACGTGAGAATTTCGATCCCTCCAAACGAATGCGGCACCTTGATCTCACCTATTGATTATGAGCAATTTAATATGAACTTGAAAGTAGTATTCAAATCTATTTGATTTGATCTCACTCACTTGTTTAGTGATAAAATATTTCCATCCAATCTTCTTAATTTGAATACAATGGGAGCACATCCAATGAGTAATTTTTTTGCATGGAACTTTCTTACAGGGACGATATTATTCAACATTGTCAAATGGGTCAGCGGGATCTCTTTCGACCTTGAGTTATCCAAATGACATACATGGAAAGCACGGCTCCACATCAGACTTTAGTGAGGGCAATGAATCCCACCAGAGTTCTGTAACTGAAGTAAGTTCTTATTCTGCAAACAAAGAGTACAACCATGACAGTGGCGTTCTACTAAGCATACCGGAGCTTCAGCAATCAACTGTAATGGGGATGCCAGAGCTTGACCAGAGTAGTCTGGAACGAAGTTCCGAATTTTGCATGGTAAATAATAATGACTCTACAAACACATCTGGGCTCAACCAAGCTTTGAAGAGCATTGCTGAGCAGTTAAGTTTGGGTGATGATGACTACATTTACATAAATCAAGCGCGTTCTTTGGACTTCACTACAAATACTGAGGCTGCAGATGTACAGGGAAATCAGACAAGCAATAGTCTAGGTAAAGTTTCTGGTAACCCTGCATATCTTCCAAGCTAGATCCATGGAAAAACTAAACTAGAATATCGAAATTGATAAATAAAAATGGCATACTGACAAGCATGCTTtgtgcttgatttgccaaaagtTTATTTCCTCACAGTACACCTTTGTGATTCAACCTTTTTTTGCCGGCGTCTTGATACCACTTAATTTTGTGCCAAAAGTTTCGTCTAGAGACGTCAATACACACTATAAGGCGTCATACTCTGGACTAACTTATTGATTGTCTGATATTGTAAATTAAATCATATTATGTCGCATCCTTATTCAGGTGACGATGAAGCAAATCAAATTCGACCAGAAGGAGCTCATGGTGTTGGCAGGGGGATATCATCATCATGGGAAAATGTTCTGCAGTCCGATTTAGGTTTGCCAGCTTCATCTACATACCAGGTAAGGAAATGGTGACTGATTTTTACTATCCTCGTGTGATTTCTTCAACGTAAAGAATGAGTTGTGAAGAATCTACTGTGTTATTCTTATTGCTCTTGTAAGAGGGATACCTGCAAAGTCTTCCTGGTTGAATACCTTGGAAGACACTTTCTTTAACTAATTCATCGAGGGCATTTAAGTTGCTGTGCATTTAAGGTTTGGGCCATGATAGTGCTACTTTAGTAACAGAATGCATAAAATGAAATGTCCTAACCATCTTGTTGGCTCCATGTCAAAATTGTGGTCAGAACGTACTTTACCATGCCCAGAACTATAACAGTTGTTTTACTATGTAAAGAGTGGTGATTCTTTCTTTGTTATCACCCTCAATGAACTGTGTTGACACCTTACATTTTACCATGAACAGTTTGGTGCCCACTATCAGCAAAGTTCGGAATATCAACCACCAGGAGGCCTAGACGGCAGTAATTTGCAGCTGCAAATTTCTGCTGCTAAAAGATTTCTTTTGGGATCAGAAGACCCTATCGACTCACCATCTTATAACTTCATACCAAGAGATGAAGGAATCAATGGCATTAATACTCTTTCAGCTCATGACAGTAGTCTTGAAAGCTGTCTGAACCCGGATTGGCAAAGAACAACACCTGTAACACTTCAAAGCAGTTCGTACCAAAGCAATTCATGTGGCTATGAAATATCAGAGTTCTTCGACAATGGTCAGTTTGAACTGTCCTCCGAAGAAGATACAAGATTAGCCTTGAAACAGAAGCAACAGTTTAGCATTCGTGAGATCTCTCCAGAATGGGCATTCTGCTATGAGATCACCAAGGTACACCACGAACATTTTAGCTTTCTACGTCAAACACCAACTAATCTTATGTCTTGTTGTGCCTCTCTCAATGCAGGTCATCATTACTGGAGATTTCTTGTGTGACCCGTCGAATATATGCTGGGCAGTAATGTTCGGTGACACTGAGGTGCCTGTTGAAATTGTTCAGCCAGGTGTTCTCCGCTGCCACACGCCACTACACAGTGCCGGAAAGCTCACACTCTGTATTTCCACTGGAAATAGAAAAGTTTGCAGTGAAATCAAGGACTTTGAGTTCCGTGCAAAGTCAACAGCTTCTAGTTTCACTGATTTCGCACCGTCATCTATGAAGTCTACTGAAGAGTTGTCACTTCTTGCCAAGTTTGCAAGAATACTTTTGTGTGACAATGGATCCTCTGcagcttcgggtgatgatcctcAGCCTGGACAGAGTCCAAAACTTAAAATGAATGAGGATAACTGGCAGCGGTTGATTAACGAACTTGATGTAGGATGTGAAAATCCACCAAGCAGGGTTGATTGGATCATGGAGGAATTGCTGAAAAGTAAATTACAACAGTGGTTATCATTGAGACTCCAAGGAGATGATGGAACATGTTCTCTGTCCAAAAATGAGCAAGGTATCATACACTTAATCTCTGCGCTGGGCTATGACTGGGCACTGTCTTCAGTTCTCAGTGCTGGCGTTGGCATAAATTTGCGTGATTCGAATGGATGGACTGCACTTCATTGGGCTGCTTATTATGGAAGGTAATCAGAAAAATATATTCTACTGCTGGTTATTTAGATTACGTTTTGACTAACCAGGATGAATCTTAACGTAAAATCAATGGTATAGGACTTAGATGCGCAATACTTaaggcacatctagatgtgccttGGCAAACCCGTTTATTATAACTCTTAACTTCCTAAAAAGTTATTTACAGTTCTTACAAACAAATAATATATTCTTTCATTGGCTGAAGAAACCATTGTTTTTCCAAAATTTCAAATGTGGTTGTACTTGGGTACTCTCGGCCCCCATGCCACTAACTTTGTAACAAGTAATGCCCAACTGCAGAACGTAGGTCACAAATGAAGTAGAAATGGACACTGTATGTTGAATAGAAAAGATAACCTTTTAGCATCCAAGATGTCTTGACTAATGGATTTTGTGCACACAAAATGCAATACATCAGCATATCTTGAAATGACTTGTATTTTTTTTTTACATCTCTCTCCATATGTTAGTGTGTATTGCAATTTATTGGCATGGAACTAGCAAACAACCTTGTTAAGTAAGTCCATTTTTATTGCAGGGAAAAGATGGTTGCTGCACTTCTTGCTGCTGGTGCTTCAGCTCCAGCAGTCACCGATCCCACTGCACAAGATCCAGTGGGCAAATCAGCAGCTTTCCTGGCTTCTGAGCGAGGACATGTGGGCCTTGCTGGCTATCTTTCAGAAGTGGCGTTAACTAGCTATCTTGCATCGCTGACTATAGAAGAGAGTGGTATTTCAGAAGGATTAGCTGCAATTAAAGCAGAGCGAGCAGTAGAGAGCATATCTCGGAGAAGTGCCCAACTTCATGGGGGCACAGAAGATGAACTCTCACTGAAAGACTCTTTGGCGGCCGTGAGAAATGCAGCTCAAGCAGCGGCTCGGATTCAGAATGCCTTCCGTGCCTTTTCTTTCAGGAGGAGACAACACAAGGACGCTCGACTTAAGGATGAATATGGGATGACACAAGAAGATATAGATGAACTTGCAGCTGCATCAAGGTTATACTACCAACATCATGTTTCGAACGGTCAGTTTTGTGATAAAGCAGCTGTTTCAATTCAGAAGAAATACAGAGGTTGGAAAGGGCGCAAGAATTTTCTCCAGATGCGCAGAAATGTAGTTAAAATACAGGTAACAGAGTTATAAATATTTGGTTTAAAAACTGCATTCAAGTTGAACTCGCTGGTATATGATTGGGCTTTGAACTAGTACATGATATCAGGTAAGTTGTGTTTTACTTTGCTAACATTAAAGACCTTACTTTGTACAGGCTCATGTAAGAGGTCACCAAGTGAGAAAGAAATACAAGACATTTGTAAGCACTGTTAGTGTGCTAGAGAAAGTAATACTAAGGTGGCGCCGGAAAGGACATGGGCTACGTGGCTTCCGAGCCGAACAATCAGTGATGATTGAAgcagaagagggagaggaggaagacgatgaTGACTTCGAAGATGATGAAGCAGTCAAGATCTTCCGTCGGCAGAAGGTTGATGAATCTGTGAAGGAGTCTGTGTCAAGAGTGTTGTCCATGGTAGACTCTCCTGAAGCAAGGATGCAGTATCGTCGAATGCTCGAGGAATTTCGCCAGGCAACTGTAAGTAGTTCATGGATTTGACATTTAAGCAATGTTGTGATCATAAGCCAAGTTGCCCGATGAAACTATAGTTCATACCACGATCTAGAAATATTAGAAAAATAAAGAGCAATTTCTCAAAAGAACAAAAAGACTGAGGTGCTAACCTCTTTCAAGGGGGCAAATCCATATGTAGTGAAATCTTACTCTTTGATGTGTAAAGCATAAAGTAGTGATATGCACAGTGTCAATTTGAAACAAAATACTTCTGAAGAGAAAATACCATTTATTATTCATAGATGAACTGCAAATGTTGACAGCTATGTAGAACTCATTAGAGTGCATTTGGTTTTGTTCTTTCTATCCAAAATCAAATCTCAGCAGTGCACTTACGATGCTGGTCTAAATGCAGGCTGAATTGGGTGCGTCTGATAAGGCAACATCATCGATACTTGACAACGACTTACTGGTAGAAAACAACAAGTTCACATGCTGAAAGAAGCACGTGGCACAAGCAGCGTTTGCGGAGCTTCCTAGAATGATGTGAAGTAACTAGGTCTTTGGTACAGTAATATGCAGCCCACTGTGACCTGATAGTGTGTGTCCAGTTTGTACAGTGTTTGACTGATTGTTGTAGAGTGATGGTTGTATCCGACGATGTAGTTGCCGGGAGTAACACCCTTCTGTTATCTAAAAAGAGGATGATGGTTCTATGTAGTGTTGTCTGTAAGTTATGTATTAATTGGGAATGGCAGGTTATGAACACCATATCAGGTATCTTTAAATTAAAGGTTGCTCGGTAGAATTTGGTCAGCATATTCTTTCATTTCCACTGAATGATGCATAGTCTGCGCAACTTCGAGAACCAGATTGTTCACATGAGCTACTAGTAACTAAATTGGTTGTTCGATGATCCATTAAATCTTTGGACGTAAATGTATATTTTTACGAAACAAGGAAAACTAAACAATGCAGAAATTGTATGGCATATCTACTGGGTTCCTAATGTGCAAGAAGTAAATATGTAGGTGTTTCACTACAGTATTGCATGAAGATGTTTCTTGGTTAAAGAGAATGGCACTACAGTATTGCATGAAGATGTTTCTTGGTTAAGAGCGAATGGCAGGAATCCTCTATCATGTGAATGTGAACAGAAGTAACATATTCTTTGGGCCATTCTTCCAAAGGCTCTGAAACTCTCATGCGAAAAACTTAGAAGGATATCAGTCCTACAGAACTCCCTGAATAAATACAATCGAATGAGAGACCAAATTGCACAGCTAATGGACTAAAATACTTTACAGGCATATCACGGTCTTTCAGCACTTTCACTTAAAAGAAAAGAATATGCTCCACACAGAACACAAGTCCACATAAACAGTGATCACAAAAGAAAAGGAAGGGAGCATTACACAAGCATTGGAGCCAACGTCGAATCCTCAGAGAAAATAGAAGAATATCCCCTGTTATGGCCATAGCCATGTTGGGTCCAATATGCACCTTACACGTGTTTCGGTTACTAGCAAATCTGCATTTAACGCCACTCGTTACATTTCTCAAATCCTTAAGGGCAATACAGCACGATTTCACAATTTTGTAACAGTGATCTGGTCATATCGCATCTACTTTGGTCATATCCCATTCACTTTCCAATTAAAGAGAGCACCGTATGCAGTTTGGCCTTGGCACCCATCAAACAGTCAGATCCCTTGGGACTTGTAAGAATTGATTAGCAGCAACAACTCACACTGAGCAAGGGCTTTGCCACATTGATATATCTGATATTAGATCACGGAGTTGATCGATGAGGAGTTTCAGCTGTTTGTTTTTGCTTTCAATTTCCTGCAGCAGAATCCCAATGTTAGACTTCCTTACCAGAAAAATGTACGTTATGTCATGTTACTGGATTAAAATAACGGATATTGTAAGTTGTCATACAGCCGATTTGAACTTCCAGACAGCATGGATGCTGCTACCTCCGTCCCAAATTATAAGACTTTAGCCTACCAAAAACGTCTTATAATTGACAGAGGAAGTACTATATAGAGAATCTTCCACTAGGGACACACTGGAATAGCTTCTAGTGATTGCTAGGGGtacttaaatgatccatttttaATTCTATATAGAAAGGATGGTGTGCTCCAACCTCTGGAAAACCTTGTTGCATTGCTCTAAAGACATACATCAACCTTGGTAAATTCAGAAGGCATGCAGATGATGGCAAATAAACAACAGATGCACTTCTGCGCCTTTACCAGAATAATTCCAGAAACATGTAGAATGAACATACTCTTAATGTATACAACAGAATGAACAAGACAATCCAAGCACTGGGAAACCAGAACCAAGACAAAGAAATGAAAAGAGGGGCTCTGTCTGGGAAACTTCAGGTTTGCACCCAAAGACCGGCCTGTTTTTTGAGGCATTTTTGTCATGAGATTTAAAAAAAAAATCAAGCCATATATCAATATGTCATAAGCACCAATATGGGCATCTCATTTAAAATAGGTTACTTGGGGGTGCATCTGACATTCAACGACTGACCTGGTACCAAGTACCGACTGGTTCCTGATAATATCCTGAGTCATGCATAATGGTATCAATCATAATGATTAGACCTTCTCAAGGGAGTACCTTTCTCAAAGAAGATGCATGCTCTTCCAATCTCTCAATCTCGGCTTGATCACCTTTGGATTCTGTTGGCCCCATCTCCTGAAAATATCCCGACATAATTATAGACATGTAACAAAATGTGAACCTAGTAATCACGAGCACTGATTTTAATATAAGTGGAAACAGAAGGAATTAGATCGACACTGGATGTTGGTTCTGTTGATTCAATCATAGCTACAGCAAGCAAATTTTATCCAGAATGGCATAAGCATACCTAGTAATAAATCTGTTCACGGAGCAGGATGATAATCAACCCCCTTCTCGGAACCAAAATCTCGGCTCATATAGATATATAGTAGGATAAACAAGTCGGCTACCCAAAGTTCTTGTTTCGCCCCCATTtaatgaccaaaaactcaatatctcttcTGTTCTAGGGAAATAATGTCTAGCGTCTTCAACTGCTCAAATGTGGCAAAACTCGATTGCTAAAAATGTTATGCATTTATTTCTTGAGTCAGACAAGAAAAGGCACTTAGCTCACTAGTTTCAAATAGGCCCATATCTCC contains:
- the LOC125538049 gene encoding calmodulin-binding transcription activator 4-like, which translates into the protein MSQSFDINVLLREAKSRWLKPSEVYYILLNHEQLQITHEPPNKPPSGALFLYNRRVNRFFRKDGYAWRRKKDGRTVGEAHERLKVGNIDALSCYYAHGEQNPYFQRRCFWMLEPAYDHIVLVQYREVAEGRYYSTLSNGSAGSLSTLSYPNDIHGKHGSTSDFSEGNESHQSSVTEVSSYSANKEYNHDSGVLLSIPELQQSTVMGMPELDQSSLERSSEFCMVNNNDSTNTSGLNQALKSIAEQLSLGDDDYIYINQARSLDFTTNTEAADVQGNQTSNSLGDDEANQIRPEGAHGVGRGISSSWENVLQSDLGLPASSTYQFGAHYQQSSEYQPPGGLDGSNLQLQISAAKRFLLGSEDPIDSPSYNFIPRDEGINGINTLSAHDSSLESCLNPDWQRTTPVTLQSSSYQSNSCGYEISEFFDNGQFELSSEEDTRLALKQKQQFSIREISPEWAFCYEITKVIITGDFLCDPSNICWAVMFGDTEVPVEIVQPGVLRCHTPLHSAGKLTLCISTGNRKVCSEIKDFEFRAKSTASSFTDFAPSSMKSTEELSLLAKFARILLCDNGSSAASGDDPQPGQSPKLKMNEDNWQRLINELDVGCENPPSRVDWIMEELLKSKLQQWLSLRLQGDDGTCSLSKNEQGIIHLISALGYDWALSSVLSAGVGINLRDSNGWTALHWAAYYGREKMVAALLAAGASAPAVTDPTAQDPVGKSAAFLASERGHVGLAGYLSEVALTSYLASLTIEESGISEGLAAIKAERAVESISRRSAQLHGGTEDELSLKDSLAAVRNAAQAAARIQNAFRAFSFRRRQHKDARLKDEYGMTQEDIDELAAASRLYYQHHVSNGQFCDKAAVSIQKKYRGWKGRKNFLQMRRNVVKIQAHVRGHQVRKKYKTFVSTVSVLEKVILRWRRKGHGLRGFRAEQSVMIEAEEGEEEDDDDFEDDEAVKIFRRQKVDESVKESVSRVLSMVDSPEARMQYRRMLEEFRQATAELGASDKATSSILDNDLLVENNKFTC